In Humulus lupulus chromosome 6, drHumLupu1.1, whole genome shotgun sequence, a single genomic region encodes these proteins:
- the LOC133785777 gene encoding uncharacterized protein LOC133785777, translating into MPKYVKFLKDILTKKRILGEFETVALTEGCSAILKNKIPPKMKDPGIFTIPCSIGGRDVGRALCDLGASINLMPMSIFKKLGIGEARPTIVTLQLADQSMTHPEGKIEDVLVEVNKFILPANFNILDYEANRDVPIILGRPFLATGRTLIDVQKGELAMRVNGQQVTFNVFNSMKFPDDIEECSSLSVIDTIVAEALLKETCKDGLK; encoded by the coding sequence ATGCCAAAATATGTGAAGTTTTTGAAGGATATTTTAACCAAGAAGAGGATACTTGGAGAATTTGAAACGGTGGCCTTGACTGAAGGTTGTAGTGCTatattgaagaataaaattcctccTAAAATGAAAGACCCGGGCATCTTTACAATTCCTTGTTCTATTGGTGGTAGAGATGTTGGTAGAGCACTTTGTGACTTGGGGGCtagtatcaatttgatgcccatgtcgATTTTCAAGAAGTTAGGAATTGGAGAAGCAAGGCCAACCATAGTCACTTTGCAATTAGCGGATCAATCTATGACACATCCGGAAGGCAAGATTGAAGACGTACTTGTGGAAGTTAATAAATTCATTTTACCGGCGAACTTCAATATTCTTGATTATGAAGCGAATAGAGATGTTCCAATAATTTTGGGAAGACCATTTCTTGCCACTGGAAGGACTTTGATTGACGTTCAAAAAGGAGAGCTTGCTATGAGGGTGAATGGCCAACAAGTGACCTTTAATGTGTTTAACTCTATGAAGTTTCCGGATGATATTGAGGAATGCTCTTCTTTGAGTGTGATTGATACTATAGTGGCTGAAGCATTGTTAAAAGAAACTTGTAAAGATGGATTGAAGTGA